The Hydrogenobacter sp. T-2 region TCCCCCTCAAACACTTCAAGGCTAATATTCTTAAGGGCTTGAACCCTGCCTGGATATGCTTTCCAGAGATTTTTTATTTGTATTATTCTATTCATTCCTCAATACCCTTACTATGCTTTCCTTTCCTGCTCTGTAGGCTGGAAGAAGGCTTGCCAAAAGAGAGAGAAACAAAGCACCCAAAAGGGTGAAAAGTATGTCATTTATTTCAAAATGGACGGGCACGTAGTCCATAAGGTACACATCCGCAGGCACTCTAATGAGCTTGTATTCGTTTATAAGATAGCCTCCCACCAAGGATAGCAGAAAGCCTACAAGAGCTCCAGAAATACCTAATATAAAACCTTGAAGGAGAAATATGTAAACCACCTGTCTTTTTCTCAGACCAAAGGTTCTCAAAACCGCTATGTCTCTCACCTTTTCCTTTACCTTCATAAAGAGGAGACTTGTTATGTTAAAAGAGGCTATAACCACCATAAGCATAAGCACAAAGAATATTCCCACCTTCTCAAGCTGTAGGGCGTTAAAAAGAGGTTTATTAAGGTCTATCCATGAACGGACTATGGAAGCATCACCCAGCTTCTTTTCTAACTCTTCCTTTATCTCCTGAGCCTTATATGGGTCTCTTATGTATATTTCATAGCCTGCAAGCTGGTAGCTATCACCAAAAAAGTCTACCGCAGTTTGCCTATTCATAACTATGGTGGCGTAGTCCTGT contains the following coding sequences:
- a CDS encoding ABC transporter permease, with amino-acid sequence MMPIFRLSLRYLLSSRGTTLLVSFIAFLGVVLSVSALLLTMGVFAGFQQALREKILSASPHIIVSLLSYEEGKEYDKIITQTKGIEKFYSVLLYNGLISKEGRLNSVGVKALKPEDVYKIYGLNLKEGILVGRGLADILGLNVGDEVIVLSPMGTRTPFGIVPRARTFVVEGIFQKGVFEQDYATIVMNRQTAVDFFGDSYQLAGYEIYIRDPYKAQEIKEELEKKLGDASIVRSWIDLNKPLFNALQLEKVGIFFVLMLMVVIASFNITSLLFMKVKEKVRDIAVLRTFGLRKRQVVYIFLLQGFILGISGALVGFLLSLVGGYLINEYKLIRVPADVYLMDYVPVHFEINDILFTLLGALFLSLLASLLPAYRAGKESIVRVLRNE